From one Chryseobacterium sp. 3008163 genomic stretch:
- a CDS encoding 3-ketoacyl-ACP reductase: MNLNGKNAIVTGGGRGLGKAVALILASEGVNVGITGRNEENLKMTVDEIQKLGVKAAYAVFSIDNEIHVKAGIESIVEQLGGVDILINNAGIGDFGSIEDMSSEVWEQVIKTNLFGVYYAAKAVYPFLKERGEGDIINVASTAGLKGGPNMSAYAASKAAVVSLSQSMMAEWRKQNIRVVTLTPSTIASDMSIEGGLTDGNPDKVLQPEDFAEWVRDILKMNRRALIANGSIFSTNP, encoded by the coding sequence ATGAATCTAAACGGAAAAAACGCCATCGTGACCGGTGGTGGTAGAGGTCTCGGAAAGGCTGTGGCTTTAATCCTTGCCAGCGAAGGAGTGAATGTAGGAATCACCGGAAGAAACGAAGAAAATCTTAAAATGACTGTCGACGAAATCCAGAAATTGGGTGTAAAAGCAGCGTACGCAGTTTTCAGCATAGATAATGAAATTCATGTAAAAGCAGGAATAGAATCAATTGTAGAACAATTGGGCGGTGTAGATATTCTCATCAACAACGCAGGAATCGGCGACTTTGGTAGCATTGAAGACATGTCTTCTGAAGTTTGGGAGCAGGTGATCAAAACCAATCTTTTCGGAGTGTATTACGCTGCGAAAGCTGTTTATCCTTTCCTTAAAGAAAGAGGTGAGGGTGATATTATCAATGTTGCATCAACAGCAGGTTTGAAAGGCGGACCTAATATGTCAGCTTACGCAGCTTCAAAGGCTGCAGTGGTTTCTTTGTCTCAATCAATGATGGCGGAATGGAGAAAACAAAACATCAGAGTTGTCACTTTAACTCCTAGTACAATTGCTTCAGATATGTCAATTGAGGGCGGATTAACAGACGGAAATCCTGATAAAGTTCTTCAACCTGAAGATTTTGCAGAATGGGTAAGAGATATTTTGAAAATGAACAGACGTGCGTTGATTGCAAACGGATCTATTTTTTCTACAAACCCATAA
- the prmA gene encoding 50S ribosomal protein L11 methyltransferase — protein MQNYLEFDFKIQPLQPWSDILMAELIEIGFDSFTEEIHGILGYIQKDLFKEEELKALPLFQNEEVKIEYTFTEMPNINWNEEWEKNFEPINIDDKVLIRAEFHESVEGMHEIIIQPKMSFGTGHHPTTHLMIQQMMDIDFKAKKVLDMGCGTSVLAIYAKQIGAGDTKAIDIDEWSVENSKENAVRNNVELDIELGTADNLGKENYDIILANINRNILISDIPTYVSVLNDGGKLLLSGLCFFDVDDILEVCKENNLELKKKLQREEWVSLLLEK, from the coding sequence ATGCAAAATTATTTAGAATTCGATTTTAAAATACAACCTCTTCAACCTTGGAGTGATATACTAATGGCCGAGCTTATCGAAATAGGTTTCGACAGTTTTACGGAAGAAATTCATGGGATTTTAGGATATATTCAAAAAGATCTTTTCAAAGAAGAAGAACTGAAAGCGTTACCGCTTTTTCAAAACGAAGAAGTGAAAATAGAATATACTTTCACAGAAATGCCCAATATCAATTGGAATGAAGAGTGGGAGAAGAATTTTGAACCTATTAATATTGATGATAAAGTTTTAATCAGAGCAGAATTTCATGAATCTGTAGAAGGAATGCACGAAATCATCATTCAGCCAAAAATGTCTTTCGGAACAGGTCATCATCCGACAACACATTTGATGATTCAGCAAATGATGGATATTGATTTTAAAGCCAAAAAAGTCTTAGACATGGGTTGTGGAACTTCAGTTTTGGCGATTTATGCAAAACAAATCGGAGCCGGAGATACAAAAGCAATTGACATCGACGAATGGTCAGTAGAAAATTCAAAGGAAAATGCAGTAAGAAACAATGTTGAATTGGATATCGAACTGGGAACAGCTGACAATTTAGGAAAAGAAAATTACGATATTATTTTAGCCAATATCAATCGAAATATTCTGATTTCAGATATCCCAACATACGTTTCTGTTTTAAATGATGGTGGAAAATTATTGCTATCAGGATTGTGTTTCTTCGATGTAGATGATATTTTGGAAGTTTGTAAAGAAAATAATTTAGAACTGAAAAAGAAATTGCAGCGTGAAGAATGGGTAAGCTTATTGCTTGAAAAGTAA
- a CDS encoding terpene synthase family protein has translation MKPEDYNPSNYLPQGYYPWPDKINPNMEQMGIDYRNWIDTDYVYLSENIRERYKSMNLHKCSARMYPYASYERVTPMHRYVVFHTIFDDQLEYSTEEEVSRYCDRLVAIFRGDSLTPEDPGYFIQAAKIRDEFGAFMPDEWMKRLADTFYTVTRYGAQEEATYKATQTVPSLALFKVLREYSIVIFPYFYLVDAEFHTFLTEEVERHPVIQRVRSVWSRIIAWQNDIQGLKKELSKDTEVMNIVIVLQRNYNLSLEDAMTEAMKIHDDDLAELVALQEDLPDFGKYQEDVKQLFLGWGSLIQGLNTFYLVDTNRYDPECFAWPDRETEDTSL, from the coding sequence ATGAAACCAGAAGATTACAACCCGTCGAATTACCTACCTCAAGGTTATTACCCTTGGCCAGATAAAATCAATCCGAATATGGAACAAATGGGTATTGATTACAGAAACTGGATTGACACTGATTATGTATATTTATCTGAAAATATCCGTGAACGATACAAGAGCATGAACCTGCACAAGTGCTCGGCAAGAATGTATCCTTATGCAAGTTATGAGCGCGTAACACCTATGCATCGGTATGTTGTTTTCCATACCATATTTGATGATCAACTAGAATATTCAACCGAAGAAGAGGTCAGTAGATATTGCGACCGACTCGTAGCAATATTCAGAGGAGACAGTCTTACTCCGGAAGATCCCGGTTATTTCATCCAAGCCGCCAAAATCAGAGATGAATTTGGTGCTTTTATGCCTGATGAATGGATGAAACGCTTGGCAGATACTTTTTACACCGTTACAAGATATGGTGCTCAGGAAGAGGCAACTTATAAGGCAACCCAAACAGTACCTTCACTTGCATTGTTTAAAGTACTCCGTGAATATTCAATTGTAATATTCCCTTATTTCTATCTGGTTGATGCAGAGTTTCATACCTTTTTAACAGAAGAAGTAGAGCGCCATCCTGTGATACAACGTGTTCGATCCGTATGGTCCAGAATTATTGCCTGGCAGAATGATATCCAGGGATTGAAAAAAGAACTCAGCAAGGATACTGAAGTTATGAATATCGTTATCGTCTTACAGAGAAACTATAACTTGTCATTAGAAGATGCCATGACTGAAGCCATGAAAATTCATGATGATGATCTTGCAGAACTTGTTGCTTTACAGGAAGACCTTCCCGATTTTGGTAAGTACCAGGAAGACGTAAAACAATTGTTCCTAGGCTGGGGCAGCCTGATACAAGGTCTGAATACTTTTTATTTGGTAGATACGAATCGCTACGATCCTGAATGCTTTGCATGGCCAGATAGGGAAACTGAAGATACATCACTTTAG
- a CDS encoding terpene synthase family protein codes for MDNENFSTLELLRQQFRYPFPTLKNPNAEHLQQITENQWIDGEYLWLYEQNPDLRKKYKKTKTAHIAAQWFPTAPPERFKPICRLMLWTLYNDDLYEESEPEDIGHVHTQSIAILKGEITAKDSGIPLGPMLASLREELLEFIPEESVARFTQMISRYFTGLETELKYKKNKAYPSVNECIALRENSICLYPFLQLTELETGIVLPPEIHAHPVIIRLQTLACHLVTFFNEVQSVLKDEATDSIYYNIVKVIQHERQMSLKEACIEDLRLHNEDLKEFLELQANLPDFGIWQDAVINWVHYMSMVLSGWKNISTKLDRYTAAEFPGAAELKAKLNQVQ; via the coding sequence ATGGATAATGAAAATTTCAGTACCCTTGAACTCCTTCGCCAGCAGTTCAGGTACCCATTCCCTACATTAAAAAATCCCAATGCCGAACACTTACAACAGATTACCGAAAACCAATGGATCGACGGGGAATACCTCTGGTTGTATGAGCAGAACCCAGACCTTCGGAAAAAGTATAAAAAAACCAAAACAGCACATATTGCGGCTCAATGGTTTCCAACAGCACCACCTGAACGGTTCAAACCCATCTGCAGATTAATGCTATGGACTCTGTACAATGATGATCTCTATGAAGAAAGTGAACCGGAAGATATCGGACATGTACACACCCAGTCTATTGCAATATTGAAAGGTGAAATAACAGCTAAGGATTCAGGAATACCTTTAGGACCTATGCTGGCTTCTTTAAGAGAAGAACTCCTTGAATTTATCCCAGAAGAATCAGTTGCCCGTTTTACGCAAATGATCAGTAGGTATTTTACAGGATTAGAAACAGAATTAAAATACAAGAAAAACAAAGCCTATCCCAGTGTAAATGAATGCATTGCATTGCGTGAAAATTCCATCTGTCTTTATCCCTTTCTACAGCTTACAGAGTTAGAAACGGGAATCGTTCTTCCACCGGAGATTCATGCACATCCTGTAATCATTCGCCTGCAAACACTTGCTTGCCATCTGGTTACTTTTTTTAATGAAGTACAATCTGTACTGAAGGATGAAGCAACTGACAGTATTTACTATAATATCGTAAAAGTGATTCAACACGAACGGCAGATGTCCCTCAAAGAAGCTTGTATTGAAGATTTACGTCTTCACAATGAAGATCTGAAAGAATTTTTAGAACTACAAGCCAATCTTCCTGATTTTGGGATTTGGCAGGACGCAGTGATCAACTGGGTACATTATATGAGCATGGTACTGAGCGGATGGAAAAATATATCTACAAAACTGGATCGTTATACCGCAGCAGAATTTCCTGGGGCAGCAGAACTAAAAGCAAAGCTGAATCAGGTTCAATAA
- a CDS encoding RteC domain-containing protein produces the protein MKGFENHQKDIHFFKSVKPEILGKLIYYDKVVCIESFCPCNICRKIHLSVDAEYRCNRNI, from the coding sequence ATGAAAGGTTTTGAAAATCATCAGAAAGATATTCACTTCTTTAAATCAGTTAAACCTGAAATACTCGGAAAGTTGATCTACTATGATAAAGTTGTTTGTATAGAATCTTTCTGTCCCTGCAATATCTGCCGTAAGATTCATTTGTCAGTGGATGCTGAATACAGATGTAACAGAAACATATGA
- a CDS encoding GIY-YIG nuclease family protein codes for MVSLFYLYLLMCFCYILYSKSIDKYYIGHSCEDLQERLRKHLAHHKGFTSKAKDWIIVYFETFKNKSVAYKREIEIKAWKSKAKIKKLIEGQSR; via the coding sequence TTGGTTTCTCTTTTTTATTTATATTTACTCATGTGTTTCTGCTATATACTTTACTCTAAATCGATTGATAAATATTATATCGGTCATTCTTGTGAAGATTTGCAGGAACGATTAAGAAAACATCTTGCACATCATAAAGGATTCACTTCAAAAGCAAAAGATTGGATAATTGTCTATTTTGAAACTTTCAAAAATAAATCAGTGGCTTATAAACGAGAAATCGAAATAAAAGCCTGGAAAAGCAAAGCAAAAATTAAAAAATTAATCGAAGGTCAATCCAGATAG
- a CDS encoding YcxB family protein, whose translation MSRIIIFSLIIFLFFGLNFYNAENDTKEIFKSAALWFVAIIVFIIVRSYFRLKNAFYSNKKIQKEIIYTFTDEKVQTKGETFEGDFTWNTVFKVKETTDWFLIYQSKLTMNMVPKKDFSDGQISELRNMIKNAGVKAKLLR comes from the coding sequence TTGTCAAGAATTATTATTTTCTCTCTGATCATTTTTCTGTTTTTTGGTCTGAATTTTTATAATGCTGAAAATGATACAAAGGAAATTTTCAAATCTGCAGCGCTTTGGTTTGTTGCTATCATTGTTTTCATTATTGTGCGTTCCTACTTCCGTCTGAAAAATGCTTTTTATTCTAACAAGAAAATTCAGAAAGAAATCATTTATACTTTCACTGATGAAAAAGTTCAGACGAAGGGAGAAACTTTCGAAGGAGACTTCACCTGGAATACCGTTTTTAAAGTGAAAGAAACCACAGATTGGTTTTTAATATATCAAAGTAAACTTACGATGAATATGGTTCCGAAAAAAGACTTTTCCGACGGCCAGATTTCAGAGTTGAGAAACATGATTAAAAATGCGGGAGTGAAAGCAAAATTGCTCAGATAA
- a CDS encoding endonuclease MutS2, whose protein sequence is MYINKADLNELEFPQLLAEIAPFAYSPKTREKILELRPMKIDEAEISLKKTSEYQSSFESSNAIPFDEYEDIESELKLMLIENYRLENVAFIKIKTLTEQIGKLQKFFPTMPDTFPNLMQDASALEFKKEIIDKVDKVFNRFGEVKSEASPILKTLRAEIQVAKKAIQENFNRVLFNYSQSDFLDDIRESIIEDQRVLAVKSAYKKRVPGRVLGLSKTGSITFIQPDSVVKHYFKLREDQEEEKKEIDKILRQLTAELAVFQPQLWRYQVYIFDLDLTRAKAKFGEMVNGVLPKINRHKTLKLRDAFHPLLWLRNKAENKTIFPQTLSLTEHNRIICISGPNAGGKSITLKTVGLLQLMIQSGILVPVHPKSEMFFFEKIMTDIGDNQSIENHLSTYSSRLKKMGGIIRESNPDTLLLIDEFGTGSDPELGGALAESFLEFFYDKKSFAIITTHYTNIKLVIEGLPNAENAAMLFDEETLEPMYKLEVGQAGSSFTFEVAEKNKIPRFIIHSAKKKVEHDIVNLDKTIVKLQQEKFEVEKLKTDLAERKGSVEDKRDNLQKLNEQLQQKLFNFQKLYEDEHRKLQFGNKIEGFIDSYIKGKSRKDVVKDFVKILEQEKFRKIGADKDETKRMQVVKRKITQQLKKEDVIEKISETNDKIEEKRKTDRAVWMKIGQRVRITGSTSVGTIETISKSKVTVNYGSFKTVISAEELERI, encoded by the coding sequence GTGTATATAAATAAAGCAGATTTAAACGAATTAGAGTTTCCGCAATTGCTCGCGGAAATTGCACCTTTTGCCTATTCTCCGAAAACCAGAGAAAAAATCCTTGAGCTTCGTCCGATGAAAATTGACGAAGCCGAAATTTCATTAAAAAAAACTTCAGAATATCAATCGAGTTTTGAAAGCTCAAATGCAATTCCATTTGATGAATACGAAGATATTGAAAGCGAACTGAAACTTATGCTGATTGAGAATTACCGCCTTGAAAATGTCGCTTTCATCAAAATAAAAACTCTGACCGAACAAATAGGAAAACTCCAAAAGTTTTTCCCGACGATGCCAGATACTTTTCCAAATCTGATGCAGGATGCCTCTGCTTTGGAATTTAAAAAAGAAATCATCGATAAAGTTGACAAGGTTTTCAACCGTTTTGGTGAAGTAAAAAGTGAAGCTTCACCCATTCTGAAAACATTGAGAGCTGAAATTCAGGTGGCTAAAAAAGCCATTCAGGAAAATTTCAACAGAGTCTTATTTAATTATAGCCAAAGTGATTTCTTAGATGATATTCGTGAAAGTATTATTGAAGATCAAAGAGTTTTAGCAGTAAAATCAGCCTATAAAAAAAGAGTTCCGGGAAGAGTTTTAGGACTTTCAAAAACGGGTTCTATTACTTTTATTCAGCCGGATAGTGTGGTGAAGCATTATTTTAAACTTCGTGAAGATCAGGAAGAAGAAAAGAAAGAAATTGATAAAATCCTGAGACAGCTTACGGCAGAATTAGCAGTTTTCCAGCCGCAACTTTGGAGATATCAGGTGTATATTTTTGATTTAGATTTAACAAGAGCTAAAGCTAAATTTGGTGAAATGGTGAATGGTGTTTTACCTAAAATTAACCGTCACAAAACTTTAAAGCTAAGAGACGCCTTTCATCCATTGTTATGGTTGAGAAATAAGGCTGAAAATAAAACCATTTTCCCGCAAACATTAAGTTTAACGGAGCATAACAGAATCATCTGTATTTCCGGACCGAATGCGGGCGGAAAATCGATTACTCTGAAAACGGTCGGATTGCTTCAGTTGATGATTCAAAGTGGAATTTTGGTTCCCGTACATCCAAAATCAGAGATGTTTTTCTTTGAAAAAATCATGACCGATATTGGAGATAACCAATCGATCGAAAACCACCTTTCAACGTACTCTTCAAGATTAAAGAAAATGGGTGGCATCATCCGTGAATCGAATCCTGATACGCTTTTATTGATTGACGAGTTCGGAACCGGTTCTGACCCGGAATTAGGTGGTGCTTTGGCTGAAAGTTTCCTTGAGTTTTTCTATGACAAAAAGAGTTTTGCAATTATAACAACGCATTACACCAACATCAAACTGGTGATTGAAGGTCTTCCGAATGCGGAAAATGCGGCAATGCTTTTTGATGAAGAAACATTGGAACCGATGTACAAACTGGAGGTCGGACAAGCCGGAAGTTCATTCACCTTTGAAGTTGCCGAAAAGAATAAAATCCCAAGATTTATCATTCATTCTGCGAAGAAAAAAGTGGAACATGACATCGTTAATTTAGATAAAACCATCGTCAAGCTTCAGCAGGAAAAATTTGAGGTTGAAAAACTGAAAACCGACCTTGCTGAAAGAAAAGGTTCTGTAGAAGATAAGCGTGATAACCTTCAGAAACTGAACGAGCAGCTTCAACAGAAGCTCTTCAACTTCCAGAAATTGTATGAAGACGAGCACAGAAAACTGCAGTTTGGAAATAAAATTGAAGGTTTTATCGACAGTTACATTAAGGGGAAATCCCGAAAAGATGTTGTGAAAGATTTCGTGAAAATTCTGGAGCAGGAAAAATTTAGAAAAATCGGAGCTGACAAAGATGAAACCAAACGTATGCAGGTTGTTAAAAGAAAAATCACACAACAGCTGAAAAAAGAAGACGTCATCGAAAAAATAAGCGAAACCAACGATAAAATTGAGGAAAAACGTAAAACTGACCGTGCAGTCTGGATGAAAATCGGGCAGCGTGTAAGAATTACCGGAAGCACAAGCGTTGGGACGATAGAAACGATCTCTAAAAGTAAAGTGACGGTAAATTATGGAAGCTTTAAAACAGTAATCAGTGCTGAAGAGTTGGAAAGAATTTAG
- a CDS encoding GNAT family N-acetyltransferase has translation MKLETERLILKPIDESHVEDILKIRSNEVVNQFVKRIPPKTNYDALDFILTIKKRVQNNESLNWGISYKNQQNLIGTICLWKFSHDRTEAEVGYELLPEYHRKGIMSEALTAVLNYGFNELNLQEILAFTNKFNENSKGLLVKHDFVLQEGRTDEGFPDNLVFSKKHNGI, from the coding sequence ATGAAACTAGAAACCGAAAGATTAATTTTAAAACCCATTGACGAAAGTCACGTTGAAGACATTTTAAAGATTCGAAGTAATGAAGTTGTCAATCAGTTTGTCAAAAGAATTCCTCCAAAAACAAATTATGATGCGCTTGATTTTATTTTAACCATCAAAAAAAGAGTTCAGAATAATGAATCTTTGAATTGGGGAATCTCTTACAAAAATCAACAAAATCTTATCGGAACTATCTGCCTCTGGAAGTTTTCACATGATCGAACAGAAGCAGAAGTCGGTTATGAATTGCTGCCAGAATATCACAGAAAAGGAATCATGTCGGAAGCTTTGACTGCAGTTTTAAATTATGGTTTTAATGAATTAAATTTGCAGGAGATTTTAGCTTTTACCAATAAGTTTAATGAAAATTCAAAAGGTCTTTTAGTAAAACATGATTTTGTTTTGCAAGAGGGGAGAACTGATGAGGGTTTTCCGGATAATTTGGTTTTTAGCAAAAAACATAATGGTATTTAA
- a CDS encoding uracil-DNA glycosylase, with amino-acid sequence MTWTEILAPIKSTPYFTNLWEKVKQEYATTKVFPPKNQIFRALEITPFDDIEVVIIGQDPYHNDFQANGLCFSVSEQVTAPPSLKNIFIELKSDLGVERTSKELDDWGKQGILMLNATLTVRAHSPNSHKDLGWETFTNYIIKEISDKKENVVFVLWGAFAQKKAELIDPAKHFILKSAHPSPFSVFKGFFGSKPFSKINEYLVSKGKKPIGW; translated from the coding sequence ATGACCTGGACCGAAATTCTAGCCCCAATAAAAAGCACACCTTACTTTACCAATCTTTGGGAAAAAGTAAAACAAGAATATGCCACCACAAAAGTTTTCCCGCCAAAAAATCAGATTTTCAGAGCTTTGGAAATTACGCCTTTTGATGATATTGAAGTTGTCATTATAGGGCAAGATCCTTATCATAATGACTTTCAGGCAAATGGTTTGTGCTTTTCGGTTTCCGAACAAGTGACTGCCCCGCCGTCTCTTAAAAATATTTTTATCGAACTGAAAAGTGATTTGGGAGTTGAAAGAACTTCAAAAGAATTAGACGATTGGGGAAAACAAGGTATTTTGATGCTTAATGCAACTTTAACGGTTCGTGCGCATTCGCCAAATTCTCACAAAGATTTAGGCTGGGAAACGTTTACCAATTATATCATCAAAGAAATTTCAGATAAGAAAGAAAATGTGGTTTTCGTTTTGTGGGGAGCTTTTGCACAAAAAAAAGCCGAACTCATTGATCCGGCCAAGCATTTTATTTTAAAGTCTGCACATCCGTCACCATTTTCGGTTTTTAAAGGGTTTTTCGGAAGCAAGCCTTTCTCAAAAATTAATGAATATTTAGTTTCAAAAGGCAAGAAACCTATCGGTTGGTAG
- a CDS encoding DUF456 domain-containing protein, with translation MDHALISIISIILLVLGILGTFLPVLPGLVLSLAGLLIYKYGTDSDMSMIYIWAFVVLTLASAVLNYVIPAKTNRKYGGTRWGSIGSIIGTIVGIFIPIPLGFLVGMFAGVFIGELLHDSKDMNKALQSTKGAFIGFIYGTGFSMVVGLAMLFVVVLDMTTDLI, from the coding sequence ATGGATCATGCTTTAATCTCAATTATCAGTATTATTTTACTCGTTTTGGGAATACTTGGAACTTTCTTACCCGTTTTACCGGGACTTGTTTTAAGTCTTGCCGGATTATTAATTTATAAATACGGTACAGATTCTGACATGTCAATGATCTACATTTGGGCATTTGTGGTTCTTACGCTGGCTTCGGCAGTTTTAAATTATGTAATTCCTGCAAAAACAAATAGAAAATACGGAGGAACTCGCTGGGGAAGTATAGGCTCGATCATCGGAACAATTGTCGGAATTTTCATCCCGATACCTTTAGGATTTTTAGTAGGGATGTTTGCCGGAGTTTTTATCGGAGAATTATTACACGACAGCAAAGACATGAACAAAGCTTTGCAATCTACAAAAGGTGCTTTCATTGGTTTCATCTACGGAACAGGTTTTAGCATGGTGGTCGGGTTGGCAATGTTATTTGTTGTAGTTTTGGATATGACAACTGATTTAATTTAA
- a CDS encoding carboxypeptidase regulatory-like domain-containing protein — MRKLNFFLIFIILLSLGACRSESETPAEITETVLKTGKLSGKVMSQNGSKPIGGASVFTFDDKYKIYYTTSDADGNFTLEAPVGDHTIHIQTGDGSNFRTQISATVKNNETVNLNANQTKLNQVAKIAYVKGSYDKIEDIIQTLGYTATEITNTDLANINSIAQYDIIFLNCGSRNHTVNQSLFPAIDANLATFVANGGSIYASDWDVAYLVGGTNNTTSCAPAGGFVPDAKLCSTNTGSSGIVPATVSNAGLATALGFNTLNIDFDLGAWQRIINYDPAYWEVLVKTPANEALMIRTNHFAATGIPTTPIGNAPNTAFTTVCITLPGNIQISLSVPTVTVPFLVALGATVGPCSGSANSGYIYYTSFHNHATGNIGNAGVILQYVILNL; from the coding sequence ATGAGAAAACTTAACTTTTTTTTAATTTTTATCATTCTACTATCTCTGGGAGCATGCCGCTCCGAATCTGAAACTCCCGCTGAGATTACAGAAACTGTATTGAAAACCGGAAAACTATCCGGGAAGGTCATGTCCCAAAACGGAAGCAAACCTATTGGAGGTGCATCGGTTTTTACTTTTGACGATAAATATAAAATTTACTACACGACTTCTGACGCAGATGGAAATTTCACTTTAGAAGCTCCCGTGGGAGATCACACGATTCACATTCAAACCGGTGATGGTAGTAATTTTCGTACACAGATTTCTGCAACTGTGAAAAATAATGAAACCGTAAATCTGAATGCAAACCAGACCAAACTGAATCAGGTTGCAAAAATTGCTTACGTAAAAGGTTCTTATGATAAGATAGAAGATATTATTCAGACTTTAGGATACACCGCTACAGAAATTACCAATACTGATCTTGCCAACATCAATAGCATTGCTCAGTATGACATTATTTTCCTGAATTGCGGATCTAGAAACCACACCGTTAATCAATCTCTTTTTCCGGCAATTGATGCCAACTTAGCTACATTTGTTGCGAACGGTGGAAGCATCTACGCATCAGATTGGGATGTTGCATATTTAGTGGGAGGAACCAATAATACTACAAGTTGTGCACCAGCAGGAGGATTTGTTCCGGATGCAAAATTATGCTCTACAAACACTGGATCTTCAGGTATCGTTCCGGCAACAGTAAGCAATGCAGGATTAGCGACAGCTTTAGGATTTAACACTCTTAATATTGATTTTGATTTGGGAGCTTGGCAAAGAATCATCAATTATGACCCTGCCTATTGGGAAGTTTTGGTTAAGACTCCAGCAAACGAGGCCTTAATGATCAGAACAAATCATTTTGCTGCGACAGGAATTCCAACTACACCTATCGGAAATGCTCCAAATACAGCATTCACCACCGTATGTATTACTCTTCCCGGAAACATCCAGATCAGTCTTTCTGTTCCTACAGTTACAGTTCCTTTTTTAGTAGCTTTAGGAGCAACAGTGGGACCTTGTTCTGGCTCTGCAAACAGCGGATATATTTACTATACAAGTTTCCACAATCACGCTACAGGAAACATCGGAAACGCAGGGGTGATTTTACAATATGTAATTCTTAATCTATAA